ACCAAAACACACTCATCCACAGGTGCATtctacacaaacacaaaaacattaTATCAGATGCACCAGCAAAACAAATGTagcgttttttctttcttccaaatTCTTTTCCATCATGAGCTTAACGTCAATTATTTACTTCAACATTGATGTGACAttaaacttgctcagaaaaaaagggggtttgattttgtttttttgtaccgACAGTTTTGGGTGTCATGTTCCGGATAATGTCAGTAAAACACAACTTAATCATACTGAGAATTTCCTAGCGCATTTTTTATCTCGATCAGGTTACCTTGTCAAAGTGCCTGTGTGACAGCAGCACAGGGCTCATGGACTGGGGGCTTTTGTTGTAGGAGGGTCGGTATTTGTCCGCGTTACCCTCCCTCCAACTAGGCTGTCTCCGCTGCCCACGCCGGTTTCTGTACGAGCAGGCTCGGCTCACCTCATCCGGAGCAAGAGTGCACGCAGTCCTTCCACACATTTCACCGGTAAACCCCGGCGTTCTGTTGGAGTAAATTGGTGACACACTCCGTAAGCTAACACGCCAAGTTAGCGTTGTGATGATAATTTGCATGTAATGTTAGCTTAACATACCTCGTTTGAAAAAGTGAAGTTTACCACTTGTTTTCCTGCGTTTTATTTGGGCTGCGTGACTAAGTAGTAGGTTTGACAGCGTGTTGGTGTTTGTTTCGATGGAGTGAACGAGGAGGAGATTTGTCAACACACAAAACCAATGATGACGTCACGGTTATGCAAGATGGCGGAATAAGTGGGAATAAGTTTAGCGTGTATGTATGATAATGTGAAATTATTACATTGTCAAGGACCGATACATTATTATAAAACGGCAAAGCAGCCTTTACTATGCCGGTTGTTGTTGGCGGGAgtttagattttattttattgaatttattcacTTGTTCCAACCTTCCATTAAGAAATGTGCGTTGGAAATTGCAATAAATTTATTTCTAACGACAAACAATAGAATCAGCCATCAAGAAGTTGAAATATAATTTTAAAGATTGTATAAATGATATTTGCAAATATTTGTCGGTTATGCAGCTTAGCTATACACAGATTTAATGTGTGAAGTTGCAAAATTGTTGAACTAGATTGgatggagagagggagggaagaaACTGACAACcgctcaaaaacaaaacaaaaacctgaCAACCGTAAATGAAGGTTTCTCAATTTCTATTATGTACACTTGCGCCCCCTCCTGTCATAAACAAAGCACTGCACCTGAACAGCAGTATTATATCTGAGTACACAATAATTAGGCTTTAtcttaacaaaaatgaaaacaacttAAAACGATTTGTGTCCAACTGGTATTGAGCGTATCTATTTTCAATGAACATTTCGGAAAAACATGTTTGAGTACCTTTCGCCATGTTTTCGTTCACTCTGGACTGGAACTGTACTCTTAAGTTTCAAACTGGAAATTTCACAGCAGTCTGGAATGCGGCAATATCCTTTTGTAACTTGATATGTATCATAAAATTATTAATTTTGCCAGTTTAAAACAACATAAATTCTATTATATGTTGTTGaaaatcaaatataaaactaaatACAATACATgagatttaaaataaatgtaaataaatgtgtTCAGGTGCTGTTGCATATCAGGCCCCCTtggtgttgccatggcaacagtaAACCAAGTTGGGGTAGAGCGTGCGTTCCTCCGGTGAAACTCAACAACAAAGTCAGAACATCTTTGGAGCACCGCAGGTAGGAACAAAAGAAACTTGTATATGAAATGGGGATTTTATCATGTATGATATAATATTAGGAGATAGCTGGTCATTGCTATTTTAGTTTATCTTGGACTGTAATTCATAAGTTATCATCTGGTATTTCTCAACATTAGATTTGTCTTTATTTAtggcaaaataaatatattgggAAATGTGTTTGCAGTTGTGTAACAAATACTCACACTATGTCAAGATGCAAACCTAACTGGTGTAGTCAAGCGGTCTGCAATTTGACCCTCACATTGACAAAGTCAACCTGTCGTTGCTGTCTGAGTTTTAATCACTGTATCGCATTATGCGCCCTACTGAACTAGCTATTTAAAAGTAAGATGATTGCACAAACACGTTCTGGACCATCTGTAGCATGCACATGCATATACATTATTTATGCTTTTATTTCCCAGAGTGATAATGATGAGTGGCTGAATCACGAAAcaggaaaataaatacatgcagCAATTGTTCCCaatagaatagaaaaaaaagtcatgcatAACCTACTATGTAAGGAGTACAGTATAGTTTATGGTTAATTCACAGTGCTTTAGAACACAAAATACATTATTAAATATGAGAGGAAAGGTTTATAGGAGAGTAGAAAAGGTTCACACTGTTACTGTTTGTGACTTTCAACTCTACCCTCGGATGGTTAGAGTCAGTTTATAGATCACAAGGGTTGAATTAATCATGAGGTCACACTGTAGACACGAATGTTTGAACCCGCAGGCCATCTATTAAAAATTCATGAAGTTACCATTCTCTTTTTGGCTCTTAGTCTTAGTTGACATAATCAACTATCTTTGGTTACATTCACTGTAGTTTGTTCTTCACCTACATTCATCAAGGTCAGATGTGTAAAAGAATGAATGCGTTTGGATTTCCAGGAGGGACAATCTGTGAAGGACCAGAATCGAGTAACAATGGTCCAGCAATGCCAAAGTCAAGTTGAAATCAAAACACTGCAAACGAGTAAGTCATCTCACAATACGCTTGTACAGATGACTCACtcaggaagattttttttctttcatttgcatgtgtgtgtgtgtgtgagacagcgTCACCACCATTTCGACACGCTGTCCGCTTGCCTGCTCTCAACTCAGAGAGACTAAAGACAGCCAAGGCCATAGTGGAAAAAACTGTCAAGGTAagtcaaaaagagaaaaaaaatgtctttgtatgtttttgaaaatattccaatttattttcattcaccTCCATGTTTTATTccatgtctctctctttcttttagtTGCATAAAGTGTTCTCCATTCAGGGCCCTTACCCGGTAATTCGGGCCTCATTGCGGGCCAGAGGCTGGCTGGAGAAGCGGATGTGTCACCCCGGCCTCCACATGTCCTCACGTCCTGTTAAAGAGGCCCGCTTGAACGATGCCGGTGGCAGCGACGGTGAAGACGGTCAGCTGATAATGTGATGTTAAAACAGCTTATTTTGTctcttttatttctttactcACTCGTTACCATCGAGCCTTCTTCTCAGATGATGTCAACCAAGAGCAGGATCCGGCCGGACTGTACAGTCTTATGGTAAAACCTTGAAGAAACAAAACATGAGGACATCTGGTGTTACGTTGAGACGAAAAAAATATTCTCATCCCTCAGTCTCGCATGGTGCGGAATGAAATGGTTTATTTCTACTGGACAAATAAAAGAGATGCCATCAACACCAGTATCTTGCAGAAAGAACAGATGATTAACCATTTTGCCAAAGCAGGCAGCTTCACCACTAAGGTACTAAAATTGATTCCATATATTTGAGTAAATTGAGTGGATTCAACTTTTAAGTCAAAGTGCAGGACCTCATCATAAATTCTGTTCCAGGTGGGCTTGTGTGTGAACCTGAGAAGTCTGCATTGGTTTGACTCAGCAGACCCGGACACTTTCTTTCCTCGTTGTTACAGACTTGGAGCCCGGGATGAGAAGGATTCTTTCATTGGTTAGATTTTATGAATAACCTTCTGGAAAAAGTACAACATTTAGATGTCTGTAATCTTTATTTCCCTCCTGAAGAGGACTACAGGAGGACAGCCTGCACCAGTCTTTTGAAGTACATTGTGGAGACAGCTCATAATGTtcaggaagagaagaaaaacgAGCACATGCAAAGTAGCCGGCAATCTTTTTATCGTATGTTGTGGCTCGGTTTGATTGCCTTCCTCCATTTGTAGAATCATCGGAGCCCGTGGTGGTTTCCAAAATGATCGGCACAGCTCTCAAAGTGTGTTGGGATTTTCTTGAGAGTTTGGAGCACGCTGACATTGACGCTAGCTCGGAGACAACGCCATCCCTTGCTAAGGAGGAGTGGGGGGAATTTATCAACAGCTACTACTTGCTTGTTCAGTAAGTATAccacgatgtgtgtgtgtgtgtgtgtgtatatacatacTAACCATTCTCCTGCTTGCTTTTTCACTCAGTGCCGGAGCCAAAATTGAGATCAGCAATCATTTAGTAAGACGTTGTAAGTCCATGCTGCAGAGACTGGCTGACGTCAGTCCACAACTGGACACAGATGGCATTCACAACATCTGGATCATCAAGCCAGGAGCCAAGTCCAGAGGCAGAGGTGGGACTTGGGTCTTGACCCTTTCAGGTACATGCTATTTCAAAATATGAATCCATCCCTTCGCTCTTACAGGTATCAAATGCGCCAAGCGTTTGGATCAGATCCTCAGCCTGGTGGACAACGATTCAGCCTTGATCAAGGAGAGCAAGTGGGTGGTGCAGAAGTACTTGGAGCGTCCCTTCTTGGTGGAGGGGACCAAGTTTGATGTGCGCCAGTGGTTTCTGGTAACAGATTGGAACCCTCTCACCGTGTGGTTTTATAAGAAGTGCTACTTGCGCTTCTCTACGCAGCCTTATTCGTTGGACACGCTGGACAAGTATGTTGAGAATACAAAATCACTAAATGCATGTACACTTGAATGTATGCTATAACTTATATGGGTCACCTATTTCCAAACTTCTTTTCAGCTCTGTGCACTTGTGCAATAATTCCATCCAAAAGCATCTGAGACCTTCTCATCAACGCCATCCCAGCATCCCAGAAGACAACATGTGGTCAGACGACCAGTTCATAACCTTCCTGTCTGGTCGGGGTTACAAAACTCAGTGGGAAAATGTGGTTGTGCCCGGGATGAAGAAGTCTATTATCCATGCATTGCAGAGCGCGCAAGATCTTGTGGATTCACGAAAAAACACCTTTGAGCTTTACGGGGCTGACTTTATGTTAGGTATGAGCATGAGAAAACTAAAAACACTCATAAGAAATAATCAAACCCAGAATGATCTTTTCCAGGTGGTGACTTCCATCCATGGCTGATTGAAATCAATGCCAGTCCCACCATGGCCCCCTCTACACCCATCACTACCCGTCTTTGTGCGGCTGTGCAGGAGGACACGCTGCGCGTCGTCCTCGACCGCAGAGCAAACAAATCAGCAGACACGGGAGACTTTGAGCTCATATATCACCAGGTAGGCAAGCTCGCACCGACTAAATCCTTTGACTGTATGACTTAATTTGTCTCTTTTGTTTTCTAGGCAGGAGTAGATATACCGCAGTAtgtaggagtcaatttattTATTGAGGGCTTCAGGCTCAATGGCACCTGTCTGCTTCCTCCTCTGAGACCTTTCAAGCGCTCAGTCTCAAAGTATCATGGCACCAAAAAGGAGATTGCTTCAGAAAAAGTCAAGTCTCTGCCAAAAGTTCTTAAGAGTACCAATGTCAAAAACATCTCAAACAGAATTCTTCCTCCTCCTGTTCCTCAGCCATCAGTGCCCATCCCTCTTGAAACATTCACACTTCAACTGCCGAAGATGGCACACAGATCCGTCCACCTACCTGTTGATGCTTGCTCGCATTCTGTCTCTTTGTGGCGAAGGGGCTTGTAGGTTAAACGTCCTCAGTGAGTACCGAATGCCAAGAAGAACAAAAAGCACTTACAGGATGACATTCCAAAAAACTCAGCGGCCGCTTGAAATTCATTTGGTGGATGGTAAGGAATCTACAAGCTTCAAGGCTGCCATTAATATTTTGTAAAATGTACAggaaaatattatatatttgcTGCTGTGCTGGAGATTTATTGACCGGAAATCTtagattcacttcaaacatgtttTATCTCTCAATAAAGTTCCAATTTAATTGCTAGGTATTTTCAGTTCATTGCTGCTTTACTTGACATTTAAGTTGTGGACTATGCCTCATTAGAGGCAGTTTACTGTGGACTGGTCGCTAGTCAATCGCTCATATTGCCAAAGCATTCAACCCCAAAATATGTGCCACCTTGACAAGAAAGTATGTGAATGCAATTAATAGTAGGCGACACTTATTTTGGCTTATAAATTAAATCAAGGACCgagtctttgtttttgttgtttgtacTTGCAATAACACATTGTGAACACGTAGTGGCGATAGATACTTCTGAGGTGGATGACACAATTAAACTTAAAAACGAAGAAGAGTCCTTTGCGCGAGGGCAGCGGAATCGGTTGCCTTCTTTAACCTGGAGTGAAAAATGGCGGCGTCAGTGTGCCGAGTCGCGAGCACCGTGGGTCGTGTACTCGCCAAAACCCGCAGTGTAAGTAAGCCTTCAAGGGACGCGTCTAAGAACAAGCCGCTTTGGGCACTCCCTATTGTCAAAGTGAATGCACAAGAAATGGAAGAAGCAATTGTCATGGTTTGCTTTCCGCAAGCGGTACCTCCAGTTAGCGTTTTAGCATTGGCTAGCCTTGAGTGAATACAAGGTCAATTGATCAAGTAATAATGCAGGGTCTGCTATAGATAATTTCTTTGATATTTAAAGATTATATTTGTAAAGTCAATGTTTTATTTTCGCATGAGGGATTTTCTCATTGTCTACTCTTGTCAGAAACGGTATGTCCTGATTTGCCCTCAACGTAGCTTAGCTTCCCAAATAGCTTGTCAAGTATGGTAATTTTGACCAAATCATTTAATGATGCGCTTCCATCGATTGTCAATGTGTCTTTTGCATTGTGACCTTGTGTTGTATCTTTCAAATGACGTTTCGCAAGCACTCAACCACTAAGTGGCCAACAGCTTCTGTCGCCTCCCTATTGCCATTGAAAGGTGACAAATATTTGTAATTTGTAAATGTCACCTTAGATTTGAAGGcaattcaaagatttgtcagattttaacttttttttctcactttataAAGTTCTGATACATTTCTCAATGGTGATTGATGtgaatgtatttatatttgtgttatcagtaataataataatagtacatTGAAAGTTACTCTCTTATCATCGTAGCCCCTCCTGCTGTCTCTGAGGCGTGGTCAAGCCTCAGTCAGCTATGCCCAAAGCCTACTGGGAGCCCCTGAAACTCGTCTCACTGCCCTGGATAATGGCTTGAGGGTCGCATCGGAAGAGACGGGACATGCTACGTGCACTGTAAGGACTTCATAACATGCAATAGTGGATGGCATTGGGCTATGATCAACTCTCACTTTCCAAATATCCTCTCCTTCATAGGTCGGACTGTGGATCAGTGCTGGCAGTCGCTATGAGAGCGAAAAGAACAATGGGACAGGGTTTTTCCTGGAGCACCTGGCTTTCAAGGTAGGTTGACACTCTTTTGGATGTTAATACATTGAGACCTTTTTTATGACAGTCTGGATTTCGGTGTGAATGATTATTTGTCTTTATGTGCCCTCTGATTGGCTAGCGAACAGTTCCTGGTGTAACCCACCTGTCACCTAATGTAAACTAGGATGAGAACAACTGTAACTTTACTACTGCCTTAGTATCA
This genomic interval from Syngnathus typhle isolate RoL2023-S1 ecotype Sweden linkage group LG11, RoL_Styp_1.0, whole genome shotgun sequence contains the following:
- the LOC133161896 gene encoding tubulin monoglycylase TTLL3-like — protein: MVQQCQSQVEIKTLQTTSPPFRHAVRLPALNSERLKTAKAIVEKTVKLHKVFSIQGPYPVIRASLRARGWLEKRMCHPGLHMSSRPVKEARLNDAGGSDGEDDDVNQEQDPAGLYSLMSRMVRNEMVYFYWTNKRDAINTSILQKEQMINHFAKAGSFTTKVGLCVNLRSLHWFDSADPDTFFPRCYRLGARDEKDSFIEDYRRTACTSLLKYIVETAHNVQEEKKNEHMQKSSEPVVVSKMIGTALKVCWDFLESLEHADIDASSETTPSLAKEEWGEFINSYYLLVHAGAKIEISNHLVRRCKSMLQRLADVSPQLDTDGIHNIWIIKPGAKSRGRGIKCAKRLDQILSLVDNDSALIKESKWVVQKYLERPFLVEGTKFDVRQWFLVTDWNPLTVWFYKKCYLRFSTQPYSLDTLDNSVHLCNNSIQKHLRPSHQRHPSIPEDNMWSDDQFITFLSGRGYKTQWENVVVPGMKKSIIHALQSAQDLVDSRKNTFELYGADFMLGGDFHPWLIEINASPTMAPSTPITTRLCAAVQEDTLRVVLDRRANKSADTGDFELIYHQAGVDIPQYVGVNLFIEGFRLNGTCLLPPLRPFKRSVSKYHGTKKEIASEKVKSLPKVLKSTNVKNISNRILPPPVPQPSVPIPLETFTLQLPKMAHRSVHLPVDACSHSVSLWRRGL